From the genome of Zonotrichia leucophrys gambelii isolate GWCS_2022_RI chromosome 24, RI_Zleu_2.0, whole genome shotgun sequence, one region includes:
- the KCNJ5 gene encoding G protein-activated inward rectifier potassium channel 4, protein MAGDSRIFMNQDMDIGVTSREPKKIPKQARDDVPIATDRTRLIAAEGKKPRQRYMEKSGKCNVHHGNVQETYRYLSDLFTTLVDLKWRFNLLVFTMVYTITWLFFGFIWWLIAYIRGDLDHLEDENWIPCVENLSGFVSAFLFSIETETTIGYGHRVITEKCPEGIVLLLVQAILGSIVNAFMVGCMFVKISQPKKRAETLMFSNNAVISMRDEKLCLMFRVGDLRNSHIVEASIRAKLIKSKQTKEGEFIPLNQTDINVGFDTGDDRLFLVSPLIISHEINEKSPFWEMSRTQLEKEEFEIVVILEGMVEATGMTCQARSSYMDTEVLWGHRFTPVLTLEKDFYEVDYNSFHSTYETHTPVCCAKELAQSRREGQLLGPLPSLARDTGTAGEDEEEEEEEEEEEEEGREPAGLSGANGTAGEGKEEVPV, encoded by the exons ATGGCTGGAGATTCCCGGATCTTCATGAACCAGGACATGGACATCGGGGTCACGTCCCGGGAGCCCAAGAAGATCCCCAAGCAGGCTCGGGATGACGTGCCCATCGCCACGGACAGGACCCGGCTCATTGCCGCCGAGGGCAAGAAGCCGCGGCAGCGGTACATGGAGAAGAGCGGCAAGTGCAACGTGCACCACGGCAACGTCCAGGAGACCTACCGGTACCTCAGCGACCTCTTCACCACCCTGGTGGACCTCAAGTGGCGCTTCAACCTGCTGGTCTTCACCATGGTCTACACCATCACCTGGCTGTTCTTTGGGTTCATCTGGTGGCTCATCGCCTACATCCGGGGAGACCTGGACCACCTGGAGGACGAGAACTGGATCCCCTGCGTGGAAAACCTCAGCGGGTTCGTGTCGGCGTTCCTGTTTTCCATCGAGACCGAGACGACCATCGGGTACGGCCACAGGGTCATCACGGAGAAGTGTCCCGAGGGCATCGTGCTGCTCCTGGTCCAGGCCATCCTGGGCTCCATCGTCAACGCCTTCATGGTGGGATGCATGTTCGTCAAGATCAGCCAACCAAAGAAGAGGGCAGAGACCCTCATGTTCTCCAACAACGCCGTCATTTCCATGAGGGACGAGAAGCTCTGCCTCATGTTCCGGGTCGGGGACCTCCGCAATTCCCACATTGTTGAGGCTTCCATTCGAGCCAAACTGATTAAGTCCAAACAGACCAAAGAAGGAGAGTTTATTCCCCTGAATCAAACGGACATCAACGTGGGATTTGACACTGGAGATGACAGGTTATTCCTGGTGTCCCCTCTCATCATCTCACATGAGATCAATGAGAAAAGCCCCTTCTGGGAGATGTCCCGCacccagctggagaaggaggagtttgagaTTGTGGTCATCCTGGAAGGAATGGTGGAAGCCACAG GGATGACTTGCCAGGCTCGCAGCTCCTACATGGACACCGAGGTGCTGTGGGGACACCGCTTCACCCCCGTGCTCACCCTGGAGAAGGATTTTTACGAGGTGGACTATAACAGCTTCCACAGCACCTACGAGACCCACACACCCGTGTGCTGTGCCAAGGAGCTGGCCCAGTCCCGCCGggaagggcagctcctggggcccctgcccagcctggcccgggacacagggacagccggggaggatgaggaggaggaggaggaggaggaggaggaggaggaggaaggcagggagcCGGCGGGACTGAGCGGAGCCAACGGGACggcaggagaggggaaggaagaggtgCCTGTATAA